A DNA window from Mytilus edulis chromosome 14, xbMytEdul2.2, whole genome shotgun sequence contains the following coding sequences:
- the LOC139504460 gene encoding uncharacterized protein yields MARKRRKPTVCQTKKYSYMNQQKLDIIKENQLSCSKPAVHKHHKGNERLSESEDEMPLNYPTRLMCRGKVNDSGLCNEDGEYTWKNGRIILQLVNGSWTISVEYEAIQKYVALSSNIICDLSCNSELKIQLRPNGGSTQHCMTFNFKPHANKGEGDMRKVYKKLLQIQKGNGQPDQNKTLTNKPPLKQTDLCHGKPQDNQNKTLTNRPPFKQIDENRDKLRDNQYKQLPSSTSQMQKPINNLSALACRGKIKCFRSDPSKLPWRSGSLSVELYQGKWTLTLDYDIRQSVTQKCYELRPDTVKNVDCLTQLRLTLELGKNCLLYFHLIPMKSVEEEKMKNIYEKLLEIQKMNAVPTVIKNMSDSEDENFKEYEIEPTKHKVQPGRISPRQPKVTPMPGRTFPRQPKVTTMPERTSPMEITLNQNVDKEALEHVEISPYETEISADTEISNIPTCQNLISMDTDSSKVLLTQTTQLKCSGKMKLVGEELCLPKWRDDGTLKMKCVDGSWEMDLNYYVIGDGMITMNYNISTGIIIKVTCKSQLTVQFKPADSLPVILYLRPHTVNDRNNMIKVFHKLLEIQRNEINQPAVISNKRSVSNLSHQESREDTSVKRMKILPDSSEGLTVIQAGATLNEELIRVLERAVTKPTIIQACSQNAQDLNEDDLKSIADLCRNCKHDKILVTHRTAKVATFAEFLAKQDLHKTILLAADNLELTADFNVGFTLGVLQCLSERDIYIIKDGKLIHWSKMLHDIA; encoded by the exons ATGGCAAGAAAAAGAAGAAAGCCGACTGTTTGCCAAACAAAGAAGTACTCTTACATGAACCAACAAAAGCTAGATATAATCAAAGAAAACCAACTTTCTTGCTCCAAACCAGCAGTTCATAAACATCATAAAGGAAATGAGAGGTTATCTGAGAGTGAAG ATGAGATGCCTTTAAATTATCCAACACGTCTGATGTGCAGAGGTAAAGTCAATGATAGCGGACTCTGTAATGAGGATGGAGAATACACTTGGAAGAATGGTAGAATTATACTCCAGCTTGTAAATGGATCATGGACAATCAGCGTAGAATATGAAGCTATACAAAAATATGTAGCA CTATCTTCAAACATTATATGTGACCTCTCCTGTAACTCTGAACTAAAGATACAGTTACGTCCAAATGGAGGCTCTACACAACATTGTATGACCTTCAACTTTAAACCACACGCCAATAAAGGGGAAGGTGATATGAGGAAGGTGTATAAGAAACTGTTACAGATACAAAAGGGGAATG gACAGCCAGATCAGAATAAAACCTTGACCAACAAACCACCATTAAAACAGACAGACTTATGCCATGGTAAACCACAAGACAATCAGAATAAAACACTGACCAACAGACCACCATTTAAACAGATTGATGAAAACCGTGATAAACTACGAGACAATCAATATAAACAACTACCATCAAGTACAAG cCAAATGCAAAAACCAATAAACAATCTATCAGCATTGGCTTGTAGAgggaaaattaaatgttttagaaGTGACCCTAGCAAGTTACCATGGAGAAGTGGGTCACTCAGTGTAGAACTTTATCAAGGCAAATGGACCTTGACCTTGGACTATGACATCAGACAAAGTGTCACACAAAAATGTTAcgag CTCAGACCAGATACTGTTAAAAACGTTGACTGTTTAACCCAACTTAGGTTAACTTTAGAACTTGgcaaaaattgtttgttatatttccatCTTATTCCAATGAAATCTGTGGAGGAAGAGAAAATGAAGAATATTTATGAAAAGTTGTTGGAAATTCAGAAGATGAACGCTGTTCCTACAG taatAAAGAATATGTCTGATTCTGAAGATGAGAATTTTAAAGAATATGAAATTGAACCAACCAAGCATAAAGTTCAGCCAGGGAGAATATCTCCAAGACAACCAAAGGTTACACCAATGCCAGGGAGAACATTTCCAAGACAACCAAAAGTTACAACAATGCCAGAAAGAACATCTCCAATGGAAATTACATTAAATCAGAATGTTGATAAAGAAGCACTAGAACATGTTGAAATTTCACCATATGAAACAGAGATATCAGCTGACACAGAGATATCTAATATCCCGACATGTCAAAATCTCATTTCAATGGACACAGACTCTAg CAAGGTGCTCCTTACACAgacaacccaactgaaatgtagtGGAAAGATGAAGCTGGTTGGAGAAGAGTTATGTTTGCCTAAATGGAGAGATGATGGAACGCTAAAAATGAAGTGTGTAGATGGATCATGGGAAATGGATTTAAATTACTATGTTATAGGAGATGGAATGATAACAATGAATTATAAT ATTTCTACAGGAATTATCATTAAGGTTACATGTAAAAGTCAACTGACAGTGCAGTTTAAACCTGCCGACAGCCTGCCTGTTATACTTTATCTGAGGCCTCATACAGTCAATGACAGAAATAATATGATAAAAGTTTTTCATAAACTACTGGAGATTCAGAGGAATGAGA tAAACCAGCCAGCTGTGATCAGTAATAAAAGATCTGTCTCTAATCTATCACATCAGGAATCCAGGGAGGACACCAG tgtgaaaagaatgaaaattttgcCTGATTCAAGTGAGGGCCTGACAGTGATTCAAGCAGGAG cAACACTGAATGAGGAATTGATCAGAGTTCTTGAAAGAGCTGTCACAAAACCAACAATAATCCAAGCTTGCAGTCAGAATGCTCAGGACTTGAATGAAGATGATTT GAAGAGCATTGCTGATTTGTGTAGAAActgtaaacatgataaaatactTGTAACACATAGGACTGCTAAAGTGGCAACATTTGCTGAATTTCTTGCCAAACAGGATTTACATAAAACTATCTTACTAGCTGCAGATAACCTTGAACTTACAGCTGATTTTAATGTTGGATTCACACTTGGAGTTTTACAGTGTTTATCTGAAAGAGATATTTATATTATCAAGGATGGAAAATTGATTCATTGGTCAAAAATGTTGCATGATATAGCATAA